A genomic region of Salinibacter pepae contains the following coding sequences:
- a CDS encoding M67 family metallopeptidase has protein sequence METTEPILDAIRQRGADAYPEEGCGFLLGTVTDDGDNRVTALHRAPNRRSENRERRYELTADDYRTADAAAQEQGLDVVGVYHSHPDHPARPSETDLEEATFPGFTYVIVSVCDGAPEALTAWALAPDRSEFHREDIVRPDPEAL, from the coding sequence ATGGAAACGACCGAACCGATCCTCGACGCCATCCGTCAGCGCGGCGCCGACGCCTATCCCGAAGAAGGATGCGGCTTTCTGCTCGGCACCGTTACGGACGACGGCGACAACCGCGTGACGGCCCTCCACCGCGCCCCCAACCGCCGCTCCGAGAATCGCGAACGGCGCTACGAGCTGACGGCCGACGACTACCGGACGGCGGACGCGGCGGCGCAGGAGCAGGGCCTCGACGTGGTGGGCGTGTACCACTCCCACCCCGACCATCCGGCCCGCCCCTCAGAGACGGACCTGGAGGAGGCCACCTTTCCCGGCTTCACCTACGTCATCGTCTCCGTCTGCGACGGCGCCCCGGAGGCCCTGACCGCCTGGGCCCTCGCCCCGGACCGCTCCGAATTTCACCGCGAGGACATCGTCCGGCCCGACCCCGAGGCTCTGTAG
- a CDS encoding cryptochrome/photolyase family protein, which produces MRTLILVLRDQLDRDATVLHEADPGRDAVAMTEADVHRDRYAEHKQRLALGFAAMRHHRADLRDDGWTVHYQPADAPAAAEDAPAFLRQQLAEHQPERVAMTEPGRHELLEAIEAVCEDMGVPLRVHADDHFLATHETFEQWADGRKELTLEYFYRERRREYNVLVTDDGDPVGGDWNFDDDNQESFGADGPGMVPEGPTFERDAITEDALDLVRTQFADAPGALDAFRWPVTPAQARAALADFVEHRLPNFGTYQDAMWTGRAFLYHSRLSCALNLKLLDPMTAVRAAEEAYHDGHAPLNAVEGFVRQILGWREFVRGVYWLHAPEYVDRNALEATEDLPEFYWTGDTDMRCLSECTGQVREHAYAHHIPRLMVMGLFGLLYGIDPQQMNEWHESMYIDAWEWVSTPNMVGMALYADGGTVGTKPYTASGKYINRMSNYCSHCRYDPDEAVGDEACPFTSLYWNFLDRHQETFSGNRRMNFQLANVRRKSDAELQDIAERVEEVRALTEAGEI; this is translated from the coding sequence ATGCGTACCCTGATTCTCGTCCTCCGGGACCAACTTGACCGCGACGCCACCGTCCTGCACGAGGCCGACCCCGGCCGCGACGCCGTGGCGATGACGGAGGCGGACGTGCACCGGGACCGATACGCGGAGCACAAGCAGCGCCTCGCCCTCGGCTTCGCGGCGATGCGCCACCACCGAGCGGACCTGCGCGACGACGGCTGGACCGTCCACTACCAGCCGGCCGACGCCCCGGCCGCGGCCGAGGACGCCCCCGCCTTTCTGCGGCAGCAGCTCGCCGAGCATCAGCCCGAGCGCGTCGCCATGACCGAACCGGGACGACACGAGTTGTTGGAGGCGATCGAGGCCGTGTGCGAGGACATGGGCGTTCCGCTCCGCGTGCACGCCGACGACCATTTTCTGGCGACCCACGAGACCTTCGAGCAGTGGGCCGACGGCCGGAAGGAGCTCACGCTGGAATACTTCTACCGCGAGCGGCGCCGCGAATACAATGTCCTCGTCACCGACGACGGCGACCCTGTGGGGGGCGACTGGAATTTCGACGACGACAACCAGGAGAGCTTCGGCGCGGACGGGCCGGGCATGGTGCCGGAGGGCCCCACATTCGAGCGCGACGCCATTACCGAAGATGCGCTCGACCTGGTGCGCACCCAGTTTGCCGACGCGCCGGGGGCGCTCGACGCCTTTCGGTGGCCGGTGACGCCCGCCCAGGCCCGGGCCGCCCTCGCGGATTTCGTGGAGCACCGGCTGCCGAACTTTGGCACGTACCAGGACGCGATGTGGACGGGCCGGGCCTTCCTCTACCACTCGCGCCTCTCGTGTGCGCTGAACCTGAAGCTGCTCGACCCCATGACCGCGGTGCGGGCCGCCGAGGAGGCGTACCACGACGGCCACGCCCCCCTCAACGCCGTGGAGGGCTTCGTGCGCCAGATTCTCGGCTGGCGCGAGTTCGTGCGGGGCGTCTACTGGCTGCACGCCCCCGAGTACGTGGACCGCAACGCGCTGGAGGCCACCGAAGACCTTCCGGAGTTCTACTGGACCGGCGACACGGACATGCGGTGTCTGAGCGAGTGCACGGGGCAGGTCCGGGAGCACGCGTACGCCCACCACATCCCCCGCCTCATGGTGATGGGGCTCTTCGGGCTGCTCTACGGCATCGACCCGCAGCAGATGAACGAGTGGCACGAGTCGATGTACATCGACGCCTGGGAGTGGGTCTCCACCCCCAACATGGTCGGGATGGCCCTGTACGCCGACGGGGGCACCGTGGGCACCAAGCCGTACACGGCGTCCGGGAAGTACATCAACCGGATGAGCAACTACTGCTCGCACTGCCGCTACGACCCGGACGAGGCCGTCGGGGACGAGGCCTGCCCCTTCACCTCGCTCTACTGGAACTTCCTGGACCGGCATCAGGAGACCTTCTCGGGCAACCGGCGCATGAACTTTCAGCTCGCCAACGTCCGGCGGAAGTCCGACGCGGAGCTGCAGGACATTGCCGAGCGGGTGGAAGAGGTGCGGGCCCTTACCGAGGCCGGCGAGATTTAA
- a CDS encoding SDR family NAD(P)-dependent oxidoreductase, whose product MASDSPVYLLLGATGGIGSEVAHRLADDGAQLVLGARSEDDLDDLAAATGGDAMPLDATEFEQVQAAVSHATDTYGGLDGVVNFVGSVLLKPAHLTSIDEYRTQIEKNLDTAFNTVKAAGRPMMRSGGSIVLMASAVSRTGLKNHEAIAAAKGGVTGLMRAAAATYSGRGIRVNAVAPGLIGGGERSTSQMSEQILSSEAGRKQSEKMHALGRVGTPEDVAPAVTWLLDPETDWVTGQVIGVDGGLGTVRPG is encoded by the coding sequence ATGGCTTCTGATTCTCCCGTCTATCTCCTTCTCGGCGCCACCGGCGGCATCGGGTCCGAGGTGGCCCATCGGCTCGCCGACGACGGCGCACAGCTCGTCCTCGGGGCCCGCTCGGAAGACGACCTGGACGACCTGGCGGCCGCCACCGGCGGCGACGCGATGCCCCTCGACGCCACCGAGTTTGAGCAGGTGCAGGCCGCCGTGTCGCATGCCACCGACACGTACGGGGGCCTCGACGGGGTGGTCAACTTCGTCGGCTCGGTTCTCCTCAAGCCCGCCCACCTTACCAGCATCGACGAGTACCGGACCCAGATTGAGAAGAACCTCGATACGGCCTTCAACACCGTGAAGGCGGCCGGCCGTCCCATGATGCGCAGCGGCGGGTCCATCGTGCTCATGGCGTCGGCCGTCTCGCGCACCGGCCTCAAGAACCACGAGGCGATCGCCGCGGCGAAGGGCGGCGTCACGGGCCTCATGCGGGCCGCCGCTGCCACCTACTCCGGCCGCGGCATTCGCGTAAACGCCGTGGCCCCCGGCCTCATCGGCGGCGGTGAGCGGTCGACGAGTCAAATGTCGGAGCAGATCCTCAGCTCCGAGGCGGGCCGGAAGCAGTCCGAGAAGATGCACGCCCTCGGCCGCGTGGGCACGCCCGAGGACGTGGCCCCGGCGGTCACGTGGCTCCTCGACCCCGAAACCGACTGGGTCACCGGGCAGGTCATCGGCGTGGACGGCGGGCTCGGCACCGTGCGGCCCGGATAG
- a CDS encoding DoxX family protein → MKKYAYWGSTVLFALMMAGSGTMYFVSENMAAKFAQLGFPDYFRIELGIAKLLGAGALVTPLPRSVLARTVKEWTYAGFTISIVSAMIAHVASGDPATALVLPGGAFVLVATSYTTYHQYYRTEAGAEEAATAPATS, encoded by the coding sequence ATGAAGAAATACGCCTACTGGGGATCGACCGTCCTTTTCGCGCTCATGATGGCCGGCTCCGGCACAATGTACTTCGTGTCCGAGAACATGGCCGCCAAGTTCGCCCAGCTTGGCTTTCCGGACTACTTCCGAATCGAACTCGGCATTGCGAAGCTTCTGGGGGCCGGGGCCCTCGTGACGCCCCTCCCCCGCTCGGTACTCGCCCGCACGGTCAAGGAGTGGACCTACGCCGGCTTCACGATCAGCATCGTCTCGGCGATGATCGCGCATGTGGCGTCGGGCGACCCGGCGACGGCACTCGTCCTCCCTGGGGGGGCGTTTGTGCTGGTGGCCACCTCCTACACGACGTACCATCAGTACTACCGGACGGAGGCCGGCGCGGAGGAGGCAGCCACGGCCCCCGCCACGTCGTAG
- a CDS encoding ubiquitin-like small modifier protein 1, which translates to MPTTDTTTVTLRIPTPLRSATDGQATVEVEAETVDAALRSLVDQHPGLADNLYDEDDELRQFVNIYVGDDDVRFGEGVDTPLEPGDEVSIVPSIAGG; encoded by the coding sequence ATGCCCACCACCGACACCACGACCGTCACACTCCGCATTCCGACCCCCCTTCGCTCCGCCACCGACGGGCAGGCGACCGTCGAGGTGGAGGCGGAGACGGTCGACGCGGCCCTTCGCTCCCTCGTCGACCAGCACCCCGGCCTCGCCGACAACCTCTACGACGAGGACGATGAGCTGCGCCAGTTCGTGAACATCTACGTCGGCGACGACGACGTGCGGTTTGGGGAGGGCGTGGACACCCCGCTGGAGCCGGGCGACGAGGTCTCCATCGTGCCCTCGATTGCGGGCGGATGA
- a CDS encoding prolyl oligopeptidase family serine peptidase produces the protein MRGVRLLAVIGLVLGGLALSGSPAQAQYAQDSLAFDLEHVFDLEYAADPQISPSGDRVVYARTVMDKMDDRRASRLWIVNADGSGHRPITAPETNASQVRWSPSGDRVAYVAGTEGDGAEVFMRWMDTGQTARITQLEESPRGLSWGPEGDRLAFSMFVPAEPEPFARMPSPPEGADWAERPDVIDQTYYRSDGGGYTERGHTQLFVVSASGGTPRQITTGPYDHGGAPTWTPDGETLLISANRHADRRLDPLNTEIYAVDVTSGAVTALTTRQGPDGDVALSPDGSTIAYTGFDDREQGYQVTKLYVMDRDGTNARLLTEGFDRDVQTPTFTADGEHIVFQYVDEGSTKIGSITLDGERRVVAEHVGGTSIGRPYTSGSFSLASNGRVAFTHATPQRPADVAVAQAGREAQVLTALNDDLFDQVDLGSVEQITYESSHDGRTIEGWIVTPPGFDSSEEYPLILEIHGGPFAAYGPYFSAEVQLYAAAGYVVLYTNPRGSTSYGQDFGNAIHHDYPGHDYDDLMSGVDAVLERGYVDQDRLYVTGGSGGGVLTSWIVGHTDRFRAAVAAKPVINWYSWALTADMYPYGVKYWFPGLPWNHEEHYMDRSPLSYVDHVTTPTMLLTGANDYRTPMSESEQFYQALKLQEVETALVRVPEASHSIAARPSHLAAKAAHVLEWFRRHGGPTPEQ, from the coding sequence ATGCGTGGTGTGCGCCTTCTCGCAGTCATCGGGCTCGTTCTCGGCGGCCTCGCGCTGTCCGGCAGTCCCGCACAGGCCCAGTACGCCCAGGACTCCCTCGCCTTCGACCTGGAGCACGTCTTTGATCTGGAGTACGCGGCGGACCCGCAGATTTCGCCGAGCGGCGACCGGGTGGTGTATGCGCGTACCGTCATGGACAAGATGGACGACCGCCGGGCCTCCCGGCTCTGGATCGTCAACGCAGACGGCTCCGGCCACCGCCCGATCACCGCCCCGGAGACGAACGCGTCGCAGGTCCGGTGGTCCCCCAGCGGCGATCGGGTCGCGTACGTGGCCGGCACGGAGGGCGACGGGGCCGAGGTCTTCATGCGGTGGATGGACACCGGCCAGACCGCCCGGATCACGCAGCTTGAGGAGTCGCCGCGTGGACTCTCGTGGGGGCCGGAGGGGGACCGGCTGGCCTTCTCCATGTTCGTCCCGGCGGAGCCGGAGCCCTTCGCCCGCATGCCCAGCCCGCCGGAGGGGGCCGACTGGGCCGAGCGGCCCGACGTCATCGACCAGACCTACTACCGCTCCGACGGCGGCGGGTACACCGAACGGGGCCACACGCAGCTCTTTGTCGTATCGGCGTCGGGCGGCACCCCGCGACAGATCACAACCGGGCCCTACGACCACGGCGGCGCCCCCACCTGGACGCCCGACGGCGAGACGCTTCTGATCAGCGCCAACCGCCACGCGGACCGGCGCCTCGACCCGCTCAACACGGAGATCTACGCCGTGGACGTGACAAGCGGCGCGGTTACCGCTCTCACCACCCGGCAGGGCCCGGACGGCGATGTGGCCCTCTCCCCGGACGGCTCTACGATCGCCTACACCGGCTTCGACGACCGCGAGCAGGGCTACCAGGTGACCAAGCTGTACGTCATGGACCGCGATGGCACCAACGCCCGCCTCCTCACCGAGGGCTTCGACCGGGACGTCCAGACCCCGACGTTCACCGCCGACGGGGAGCACATCGTCTTCCAGTACGTGGATGAGGGGTCGACCAAGATCGGTAGCATCACGCTCGACGGCGAACGTCGCGTCGTGGCGGAGCACGTGGGCGGCACGTCTATCGGCCGCCCCTACACGAGCGGCTCTTTTAGCCTCGCGTCGAACGGCCGGGTGGCCTTCACGCACGCCACGCCCCAGCGCCCCGCCGACGTGGCGGTGGCCCAGGCCGGGCGCGAGGCACAGGTCCTCACCGCCCTGAATGACGATCTGTTCGATCAGGTCGACCTTGGCTCCGTCGAGCAGATCACGTACGAATCCTCCCACGACGGCCGCACGATCGAGGGCTGGATCGTCACCCCGCCGGGCTTCGATTCATCGGAGGAGTACCCGCTCATCTTGGAGATCCACGGCGGCCCGTTCGCCGCGTACGGCCCCTACTTCTCCGCGGAGGTGCAGCTCTACGCCGCCGCCGGCTACGTGGTGCTCTACACCAACCCCCGCGGATCAACCAGCTACGGCCAGGACTTCGGCAACGCCATCCACCACGACTATCCCGGGCACGACTACGACGACCTGATGTCTGGCGTGGACGCCGTCCTGGAGCGGGGCTACGTGGATCAGGACCGCCTCTACGTGACGGGTGGGAGCGGGGGCGGGGTTCTGACGTCCTGGATTGTGGGCCATACCGATCGCTTCCGGGCCGCCGTGGCCGCCAAGCCGGTGATCAACTGGTACAGCTGGGCGCTGACGGCGGACATGTACCCCTACGGCGTCAAGTACTGGTTCCCCGGCCTGCCGTGGAACCACGAGGAGCACTACATGGACCGCTCGCCCCTCTCGTACGTCGACCACGTGACGACGCCCACCATGCTACTGACCGGCGCCAACGACTACCGCACGCCGATGTCGGAGTCGGAGCAGTTCTACCAGGCCCTGAAGCTGCAAGAGGTGGAGACGGCGCTCGTCCGCGTCCCGGAGGCCTCCCACAGCATCGCCGCCCGCCCGAGCCACCTGGCCGCGAAGGCCGCCCACGTGCTGGAGTGGTTTCGTCGCCACGGGGGCCCCACGCCTGAACAGTAA
- a CDS encoding PLP-dependent cysteine synthase family protein, with protein sequence MSTAPASSSASTAAPAASSLVDDIGRTPLLRLDRVADDLPDSVAVYGKAEHLNPGGSVKDRPALRMVEAGLDAGAFRPDQTLIDATSGNTGIAYAMIGAAKGLDVALALPENASAERKKVLRAYGAELILTDPMAGTDGAQRRVKEMVEAHPDRYFYPDQYNNDANWRAHYDGTGAEIVDQTDGAVSHFVTGLGTTGTFTGVTRRLKAHDASIRCVAVEPETALHGLEGLKHMETAIVPGIYAPDLADAHRTCSTEAAVDMTRRLAREDGLLVGPSAGANVAAALDVARSLDAGTVVTILCDTGTRYLSDDLWNEE encoded by the coding sequence ATGAGCACGGCCCCTGCCTCCTCATCCGCGTCGACGGCTGCCCCAGCCGCGTCGTCCCTGGTCGACGACATCGGCCGGACGCCCCTCCTGCGGCTCGACCGCGTGGCCGATGACCTGCCGGACTCCGTGGCCGTCTACGGCAAGGCGGAGCACCTCAACCCTGGCGGCTCGGTGAAGGATCGCCCCGCCCTCCGGATGGTCGAGGCGGGGCTCGACGCCGGCGCGTTCCGCCCCGACCAGACGCTCATCGACGCAACGAGCGGCAACACGGGCATCGCCTACGCGATGATTGGCGCGGCGAAGGGGCTGGACGTGGCCCTCGCCCTGCCCGAGAACGCCTCCGCGGAGCGCAAGAAGGTGCTGCGCGCCTACGGGGCCGAACTCATCCTGACGGACCCGATGGCGGGGACGGACGGCGCCCAGCGGCGCGTGAAGGAGATGGTCGAGGCCCACCCGGACCGCTACTTCTATCCCGACCAGTACAACAACGACGCCAACTGGCGGGCGCACTACGACGGCACCGGCGCGGAAATCGTGGATCAGACGGACGGCGCGGTGTCCCACTTCGTGACGGGCCTCGGCACCACTGGCACCTTCACGGGCGTCACGCGCCGCCTGAAGGCGCACGACGCGTCGATTCGGTGCGTCGCCGTGGAGCCGGAAACGGCCCTGCACGGCCTGGAGGGCCTAAAGCACATGGAGACGGCGATTGTGCCCGGCATCTACGCCCCGGACCTCGCCGACGCCCACCGCACGTGCTCCACCGAGGCGGCCGTCGACATGACGCGCCGGCTGGCCCGGGAGGACGGGCTGCTGGTCGGCCCCTCGGCCGGGGCCAACGTGGCCGCCGCGCTCGACGTGGCCCGGTCGCTCGACGCCGGCACCGTGGTCACGATCCTCTGCGACACCGGCACGCGGTACCTGAGCGACGACCTTTGGAATGAAGAGTGA
- a CDS encoding fasciclin domain-containing protein — protein sequence MPPVRTETLIRCVRRRPTAAVLVVALALGLAACAPDATDDSTPSPPASSRSPGADSTTIPRMLTTDDRFSTLRAALDSTGLDSLLATKGPFTLFAPPNGAFGAASAGPVADVLTGDRARLRALLARHVVGRRVAVGGRPGPRSVVPMSGDTLSLRPAPDGARIDGTLILDANIEAGNGRIHVVDAVLRAPGSDAP from the coding sequence ATGCCCCCTGTACGGACGGAGACGCTGATCCGATGCGTCCGTCGACGGCCCACAGCGGCCGTCCTGGTCGTCGCGCTTGCGCTGGGCCTCGCGGCGTGTGCCCCGGACGCGACCGATGACTCGACGCCGTCGCCCCCCGCTTCCTCCCGTTCCCCGGGGGCCGACAGCACGACCATCCCCCGCATGCTGACGACCGACGATCGGTTTTCGACCCTGCGCGCCGCCCTCGACTCTACGGGCCTCGATTCCCTTCTGGCCACCAAGGGCCCCTTCACTCTTTTCGCTCCCCCGAACGGCGCGTTTGGGGCGGCCTCCGCCGGCCCCGTCGCGGATGTGCTGACAGGGGATCGGGCCCGCCTTCGCGCCCTCCTTGCCCGCCACGTCGTGGGGAGGCGCGTTGCGGTGGGCGGACGGCCGGGGCCGCGCTCGGTGGTCCCGATGAGCGGCGACACGCTCTCGCTGCGCCCGGCCCCCGACGGCGCCCGGATCGACGGGACCTTAATTCTCGACGCCAACATCGAGGCGGGGAATGGGCGTATCCACGTCGTCGACGCGGTGCTCCGGGCTCCCGGATCCGACGCGCCGTGA
- a CDS encoding sodium:calcium antiporter, whose product MDLFAWKTLSFPVVSAAFGASALLIAVVGTRMTRAADRLADETGLGEAIFGAVLLGSTTSIAGITTSVTAAVDGLPSLAISNAIGGIAAQTVFLAVADMAYRPANLEHAAASVENLLQGALLSTLLAIPLLGMAGPRLDLFGIHPASVLLVAGYLYGIHLVAEARSTPYWMARQTDKTRQDTGAEGRESAALSTLWLEFVALSLVVGAAGYVIAKTGGQVAARTGLSEGLVGGLMTAVSTSLPELVTSVAAVRRGALTLAVGGIIGGNSFDVLFVAFSDVGYQEGSIYHAMTEQQVFIIALTLLLTGILLMGLLRRERRGAFGIGFESFLALVLYFGAFGLLFV is encoded by the coding sequence ATGGACCTTTTTGCCTGGAAGACCCTCTCCTTTCCGGTCGTCTCTGCGGCATTCGGGGCCTCGGCCCTACTCATCGCCGTCGTCGGAACGCGGATGACCCGGGCCGCCGACCGCCTCGCCGACGAAACCGGTCTCGGAGAGGCGATCTTCGGGGCCGTCCTGCTGGGCAGTACCACCTCCATTGCCGGCATCACGACGTCCGTGACGGCCGCGGTGGACGGGCTTCCGTCCCTGGCCATCAGCAACGCCATTGGCGGGATCGCCGCCCAGACCGTTTTCCTTGCGGTGGCGGACATGGCCTACCGGCCCGCGAATCTCGAACACGCTGCCGCCTCTGTCGAGAACCTCCTGCAGGGCGCCCTGCTGTCGACCCTCCTGGCGATTCCCCTGCTCGGAATGGCCGGACCGCGCCTCGACCTGTTCGGGATCCACCCTGCCTCCGTGCTGCTGGTTGCGGGCTACCTCTACGGCATTCACCTCGTGGCCGAGGCCCGGTCGACCCCGTACTGGATGGCGCGCCAAACCGACAAGACCCGCCAGGACACCGGAGCGGAGGGCCGCGAGTCGGCCGCCCTCTCGACGCTCTGGTTGGAGTTCGTGGCCCTGTCCCTCGTGGTCGGCGCCGCCGGATACGTGATCGCCAAGACGGGCGGGCAGGTGGCCGCCCGGACGGGCCTCTCCGAAGGGCTCGTCGGCGGGCTCATGACGGCCGTGTCCACCTCGCTCCCGGAACTGGTCACGTCGGTGGCGGCGGTGCGGCGTGGGGCGCTGACCCTCGCCGTCGGGGGCATCATTGGCGGCAACAGCTTCGATGTCCTGTTCGTGGCCTTTTCGGATGTTGGCTACCAGGAGGGCTCGATCTACCACGCCATGACCGAGCAGCAGGTGTTCATCATTGCCCTCACGCTTCTCCTGACGGGCATTTTGCTGATGGGCCTCCTGCGCCGCGAGCGCCGGGGGGCCTTCGGAATCGGATTCGAGAGCTTCCTGGCGCTGGTGCTCTACTTCGGCGCGTTCGGGCTTTTGTTTGTGTGA
- the moeB gene encoding molybdopterin-synthase adenylyltransferase MoeB, whose amino-acid sequence MATTTAAPDQTHAELSPDELQRYSRHLTLPEFGREGQEALKNSSVLLVGAGGLGSPAATYLAAAGVGRIGLVDFDSVEASNLQRQILYGTSDVGRPKLEAASERLQDLNPHVDVETHEVRLTSDNALGIIDQYDVVADGTDNFPTRYLVNDACVMTGTPNVYASIFRFEGQVSVFATEDGPCYRCLYEEPPPPGLVPSCAEGGVLGILPGFIGTLQATEVIKVLTGVGEPLVGRLLMSDALNMDFRTVNVPTNPDCPVCGDTPTVTELIDYEAFCGIPQSDEPSPNGTADSDVSDPDDAVPETSVHNLKQRRDAGDAPFVLDVREPYEAEIASLDADQLIPVDDLEARLDELDAGPEEEIVVHCRSGARSAEATAFLREQGYDASNLEGGVLAWSEEIDDSVPQY is encoded by the coding sequence ATGGCCACCACAACCGCAGCCCCCGACCAGACACACGCTGAATTGTCGCCGGACGAGTTGCAGCGCTACAGCCGCCACCTGACGCTCCCCGAGTTTGGGCGCGAGGGACAGGAGGCACTCAAGAATTCGTCCGTCCTGCTCGTCGGGGCGGGCGGCCTCGGCTCCCCGGCCGCGACCTACCTCGCCGCGGCGGGCGTCGGGCGCATCGGTCTCGTCGACTTCGACAGCGTGGAGGCCTCCAACCTCCAGCGCCAGATCCTCTACGGCACCAGCGACGTGGGCCGGCCCAAGCTGGAGGCCGCGTCCGAGCGCCTGCAGGACCTCAACCCGCACGTCGACGTGGAGACGCACGAGGTGCGCCTCACGAGCGACAACGCGCTCGGCATCATCGACCAGTACGACGTGGTGGCCGACGGGACTGACAACTTCCCCACCCGCTACCTCGTCAACGACGCCTGCGTAATGACGGGCACGCCCAACGTGTACGCGTCCATCTTCCGCTTCGAGGGGCAGGTGTCGGTCTTTGCCACCGAGGACGGCCCCTGCTACCGGTGCCTCTACGAGGAGCCGCCCCCACCCGGCCTGGTGCCCTCCTGCGCCGAGGGCGGCGTGCTCGGCATCCTGCCCGGCTTCATCGGCACGCTGCAGGCCACCGAGGTCATCAAGGTGCTGACCGGCGTCGGCGAGCCGCTGGTCGGGCGCCTGCTGATGTCCGACGCCCTCAACATGGACTTCCGCACCGTCAACGTGCCCACGAACCCCGACTGCCCGGTCTGCGGCGACACCCCGACGGTGACGGAACTGATCGACTACGAGGCCTTTTGCGGCATTCCGCAAAGCGACGAGCCCTCCCCGAACGGAACCGCCGATTCTGACGTGTCCGACCCTGACGACGCCGTCCCCGAAACGTCCGTCCACAACCTCAAGCAGCGCCGCGACGCGGGCGACGCGCCCTTTGTGCTCGACGTGCGCGAGCCCTACGAGGCCGAGATCGCGAGCCTCGACGCCGACCAGCTCATCCCGGTCGACGACCTCGAGGCCCGCCTCGACGAGCTGGACGCCGGCCCAGAGGAAGAGATTGTCGTGCACTGCCGCTCGGGCGCGCGCTCGGCAGAGGCGACCGCGTTCCTGCGCGAGCAGGGCTACGACGCCTCGAACCTGGAGGGCGGCGTGCTTGCCTGGAGCGAGGAGATTGACGACAGCGTGCCGCAGTACTAG
- a CDS encoding fibronectin type III domain-containing protein has protein sequence MLLQLRLVQQGRLLGQPASNILGIAGLAFVLALGGCGLVGGGGDPPEAPSALRVTSGAGEVSVRWDGVEEADSYNVYRTLTPQETLPSEPQAQGIAEARLTDGAVENGQTYYYRVTAVNDDGESAPSDDEEATPFPGPPGPPNP, from the coding sequence ATGCTTTTGCAGTTGCGACTCGTTCAGCAAGGGCGCCTTCTGGGGCAGCCCGCGTCGAACATACTTGGGATCGCGGGACTGGCATTCGTCCTCGCACTGGGCGGCTGTGGCCTGGTCGGGGGAGGCGGAGATCCCCCGGAGGCACCGTCCGCGCTCAGGGTCACATCCGGGGCCGGAGAGGTGTCGGTGCGATGGGACGGGGTGGAAGAGGCAGATTCGTACAACGTCTACCGGACCCTTACCCCACAAGAGACACTCCCGAGCGAGCCTCAGGCCCAGGGCATTGCGGAGGCGAGACTCACGGACGGGGCGGTCGAGAACGGCCAGACGTACTACTACCGCGTCACGGCAGTCAACGACGATGGAGAGAGTGCCCCCTCCGACGATGAAGAAGCCACCCCCTTCCCCGGGCCCCCGGGGCCGCCCAATCCGTGA